A window from Opitutia bacterium ISCC 52 encodes these proteins:
- the zwf gene encoding glucose-6-phosphate dehydrogenase, protein MSSENRHPFLNGLSKHRGAPPTVVVIFGASGDLTKRKLVPAIYNLGLDNLLPSDFFLIGFGRNPIPNDEFRQLAHDSLVEFSRRDLDEKIWKRFEANTCYVDGPYDDSAGYKKLKDQIDSYEKQVGRDLQVMFYISTPPSVFTAVVSELGACGLASRNIGTPLASKVVVEKPFGKDLESARSLNATINQHFEENQIYRIDHYLGKETVQDLLVQRFANSIFEPLWNRNFVECVQITVSEDLGVGSRGGYYDQSGALRDIIQNHTMQLLSLTAMEPPVSLDPESIRDEKVKLLKAIQPLELSSPRGDVVRARYGEGLIDGNKVPAYMEESGIPEDSSTETYAALRLSINNWRWEGVPFYLRSGKRMARRVSEIAIQFKTPPGILFSSSNVFDLSPNTMVIQIQPDEGVSLVMNSKIPGLETRTQPVRMNFRYKTTYGSNTPEAYERLILDAMIGDSTLFIRGDETEASWKIVTPILEFWKSCGNQGMAEYQSGSWGPLEADQLAWENNHQWRKPGP, encoded by the coding sequence ATGTCATCAGAAAACAGACATCCATTTCTCAACGGTCTCAGTAAGCATCGAGGCGCCCCGCCTACGGTTGTGGTCATCTTTGGCGCTTCGGGGGATCTAACCAAGCGGAAGCTTGTTCCTGCGATCTATAATTTGGGTCTCGATAACTTGCTTCCTTCTGACTTTTTTCTCATTGGATTTGGGCGAAACCCCATCCCGAATGACGAGTTTCGTCAGCTTGCACACGATTCACTGGTTGAGTTTTCCCGCCGTGATCTGGATGAGAAGATCTGGAAGCGGTTTGAGGCTAATACTTGCTATGTCGATGGACCTTATGACGATTCAGCCGGTTACAAGAAGCTGAAAGATCAAATTGACTCCTATGAGAAACAGGTGGGGCGTGATCTTCAGGTGATGTTCTATATTTCTACTCCACCCAGTGTCTTTACTGCCGTTGTGTCCGAGCTTGGGGCATGTGGGCTAGCCTCAAGAAATATAGGTACACCCTTGGCCTCCAAAGTCGTAGTTGAAAAACCTTTCGGTAAAGATTTGGAGTCGGCTCGTTCGCTCAATGCCACGATCAATCAACATTTTGAAGAAAACCAGATTTATCGCATCGATCATTATTTAGGGAAAGAGACCGTTCAGGATCTTCTGGTGCAGCGGTTTGCTAACTCCATATTTGAACCACTCTGGAACCGTAATTTTGTCGAATGTGTTCAAATTACTGTTTCTGAGGATTTGGGTGTGGGTTCTCGTGGTGGTTACTACGATCAAAGTGGTGCTCTCCGGGATATTATCCAGAATCATACGATGCAACTGCTCAGTTTGACCGCTATGGAGCCTCCGGTATCGCTGGATCCGGAATCGATTCGCGATGAGAAGGTAAAGCTCCTGAAGGCCATTCAACCGCTGGAATTGAGTTCGCCCAGGGGTGATGTTGTTCGTGCGCGCTATGGGGAAGGCCTGATTGATGGAAATAAAGTGCCAGCTTACATGGAAGAGTCTGGGATTCCGGAGGATTCTTCTACCGAGACGTACGCTGCTCTCCGGCTTTCCATCAACAACTGGCGTTGGGAAGGCGTTCCGTTTTATCTAAGATCGGGTAAACGTATGGCACGTCGAGTGAGTGAGATCGCCATTCAATTTAAAACTCCCCCAGGAATTTTATTCAGTAGCAGTAACGTTTTCGATCTCTCTCCGAATACCATGGTCATTCAAATTCAACCAGATGAGGGAGTCTCGCTGGTCATGAATTCCAAAATCCCTGGATTAGAAACACGGACTCAACCGGTTCGTATGAATTTCCGCTATAAAACCACTTATGGCTCGAATACGCCTGAGGCATACGAACGTTTGATTCTCGATGCCATGATTGGGGACAGTACGCTCTTTATTCGTGGAGATGAAACGGAAGCTTCCTGGAAGATTGTGACTCCGATCCTCGAATTCTGGAAATCTTGTGGAAATCAGGGCATGGCCGAGTATCAATCTGGATCATGGGGGCCTCTTGAGGCGGATCAGCTTGCTTGGGAAAATAATCATCAATGGAGAAAGCCGGGACCG
- a CDS encoding YraN family protein: protein MFDGLKRLIGVQAPSTGAAGEKAAEQFLKKEKDFKILERNWRHGRDEIDLITTEDDILVFVEVKTRRAGGLVPG, encoded by the coding sequence ATGTTTGATGGCTTAAAACGGCTAATCGGGGTGCAGGCGCCGTCTACCGGTGCTGCTGGTGAAAAAGCTGCAGAACAGTTTCTCAAAAAAGAAAAGGACTTTAAGATTCTCGAACGCAACTGGAGACATGGAAGAGACGAAATCGATTTGATTACCACCGAGGATGATATACTCGTCTTTGTGGAAGTGAAGACGCGTCGAGCGGGTGGCCTGGTTCCTGGGTAA
- a CDS encoding YccF domain-containing protein, translated as MTTLLNILWFIFLGLVTGLGWFLVGLIMYVSIIGIPWGRACFTTGVFVLWPFGREAVDRRVSQGKSDIGTGTLCTIGNIIWFVFGGIWLAIGHFTSAILCFITIIGIPFGVQHLKIASLALFPIGKEIVNVNAATK; from the coding sequence GTGACCACGCTTTTAAATATTCTTTGGTTTATTTTTCTTGGACTAGTGACCGGGCTCGGATGGTTCCTTGTGGGGCTCATTATGTATGTATCCATTATCGGGATACCTTGGGGACGTGCTTGTTTTACTACAGGGGTGTTTGTACTGTGGCCGTTTGGTCGTGAGGCAGTTGATAGGCGAGTGTCTCAAGGCAAGTCGGATATTGGAACGGGCACCTTGTGCACAATCGGTAATATTATTTGGTTTGTCTTTGGAGGCATATGGTTAGCGATCGGGCATTTCACCTCAGCCATACTGTGCTTCATTACGATCATTGGGATACCATTTGGCGTACAGCATTTGAAAATTGCTAGTCTGGCGCTTTTTCCCATCGGGAAAGAGATTGTGAACGTCAACGCGGCTACCAAATAA
- a CDS encoding TonB family protein: MIKVLVEAGLDINSLDARGNTPFYLAVLAKKVSSVHELLGLGADPNVRPEKRPAAVWMAVVQDERESIQSLIQYGAECELDDKLAMQLMDYALAFDIPEVVQISLEQCLTSDCSFRGHVPGTWVADYYNAELCKEVFLKDGTDLSKRPNWKFEKPSESFVESMTKEHLSVQYPKHLREKYGDLKVKIEMVIDPVGKVRFPKFLEPLPWDLRLFLRESIRSWTVDLPHSDELNTAYKVRLPIELKSKDFGVKVFEVGELDQAPVPVKRYAPVYPPELKKKWVQGFADVVFVVNEQGKVVDAKIEKSSHSEFGKNALSAVKQWEFKPGFMDGSPVKTRVRIPLSFTLKR, from the coding sequence GTGATAAAAGTCTTGGTCGAGGCTGGACTGGACATTAACAGCTTGGATGCCAGAGGGAATACTCCCTTTTACCTCGCGGTATTGGCGAAGAAGGTGAGTTCGGTTCATGAGCTGCTAGGTCTGGGGGCGGATCCCAATGTTCGTCCTGAGAAGAGGCCGGCAGCTGTGTGGATGGCGGTTGTTCAGGATGAACGAGAGAGTATTCAATCCTTAATCCAGTATGGAGCTGAATGTGAGTTGGATGACAAACTGGCTATGCAACTTATGGACTACGCATTGGCCTTTGACATTCCAGAGGTTGTGCAGATTTCCTTGGAGCAATGTTTGACCTCTGACTGCAGCTTTCGTGGGCATGTGCCGGGAACTTGGGTGGCTGATTATTACAATGCTGAACTTTGCAAAGAGGTTTTTCTCAAGGATGGGACTGACCTGTCAAAACGACCTAACTGGAAATTTGAAAAGCCTTCAGAATCGTTTGTAGAGTCGATGACCAAGGAGCATTTGTCGGTTCAGTACCCTAAGCACTTACGAGAGAAATATGGAGATCTGAAGGTAAAGATCGAAATGGTGATTGATCCTGTGGGGAAAGTCAGGTTTCCAAAGTTCCTGGAACCTCTTCCATGGGATTTGAGATTATTTTTGAGAGAGAGCATTCGGAGTTGGACTGTGGATTTGCCTCATTCCGATGAATTGAATACTGCTTATAAGGTAAGGCTTCCGATAGAACTTAAATCTAAAGATTTTGGAGTTAAGGTCTTTGAGGTCGGTGAACTTGATCAGGCACCTGTTCCAGTAAAAAGATACGCACCTGTTTATCCTCCTGAATTAAAGAAAAAATGGGTTCAGGGATTTGCTGACGTTGTATTTGTTGTCAACGAGCAAGGCAAAGTAGTGGATGCCAAAATCGAGAAATCCTCTCATTCGGAATTTGGAAAGAACGCCTTGTCTGCTGTAAAACAATGGGAGTTTAAGCCTGGATTTATGGATGGCTCTCCGGTAAAAACCCGGGTTCGTATTCCATTATCATTTACTTTGAAGAGGTAA
- a CDS encoding ankyrin repeat domain-containing protein, with the protein MNKYSLMHGAALYGNVGVLQYLNQIKADKIKRNKEASIIRQAIYGGRLNSVKELIEQGHDPLEKSKLIYTQYQYVIQRGDFRMVDYLSGMNRYLKHESPKGGNSLDVAVSSLRPAIFDMIAQKTKDAGVKLKVDKIRPKTGTYANLFYSNCAMGNLELARAMLREDLNINTSIRGNAAIKAAVQSGNAELVQFLIEQGGKFSKNIWEQ; encoded by the coding sequence ATGAATAAATACTCACTCATGCATGGTGCCGCATTGTATGGGAACGTGGGTGTCCTACAGTATTTGAATCAGATCAAAGCGGATAAGATTAAGCGCAACAAAGAAGCCTCGATCATAAGGCAGGCTATATACGGCGGTAGACTAAATTCGGTAAAAGAACTGATCGAGCAGGGCCACGATCCTTTAGAAAAATCGAAACTGATTTATACCCAGTATCAATATGTCATACAGCGGGGAGACTTTCGAATGGTGGACTACCTCAGTGGTATGAATCGATACTTGAAGCATGAGAGCCCGAAGGGTGGAAATTCCTTAGATGTAGCAGTTAGTTCATTACGCCCTGCCATCTTCGATATGATTGCTCAGAAAACAAAGGATGCTGGAGTGAAGTTGAAGGTAGATAAGATTCGGCCGAAGACTGGTACCTACGCAAATTTGTTTTATTCAAATTGTGCTATGGGAAACTTGGAGTTGGCCCGTGCGATGTTGAGGGAAGATTTAAATATCAACACAAGCATAAGAGGAAACGCTGCCATCAAAGCGGCTGTTCAATCAGGCAATGCGGAGCTGGTTCAGTTCTTAATCGAACAGGGGGGCAAATTTTCCAAAAATATTTGGGAGCAATAA
- the smc gene encoding chromosome segregation protein SMC, protein MYLKEVRINGFKSFADFTQLSLEPGVTAIVGPNGCGKSNIADCIRWVLGEQSAKALRGGKMQDVIFEGTDKRKPHSICEVSLIFSDCEKELGEGFHEVEIKRSVVRDGGSSYFINGKSCRLKDIGKLFMDTGVGQVSYSFMVQGQIDQILSSNPSERRTIFEEAAGITRYKAQRKEALNKLSHVDANLARVTDVIEEVTRQIGSLRRQASKALRYKRISHRLKHLDLALSSHQFSQIESNLNSASQHSKEFTSKVEELRSSVSSKEEALEAQRESRTQLYTNLELSQQGIFDLRSKRDQAENQAKFAKSRIEDVTHRLEQIDQELQNMAKRQDDVKNRSEDDVEVRQQQLDLVGNSDEIHQEKSDQLTEVQTLIATAEANLLNERRLIGEQEVSITRLRTDVSHLEVALKTDEVKQSSMNEDIHCLTEETTHLEKDLVDIEKRSTIFETEKEEVKKGLEVGEASSDKLLSHFRDLQVEIQDMDRQLARMAAHLNVLNDLNKKFEGFSEGAKALMQGRIDAIVDASEFSLLAKSIEVSTKNTRAIEALLGASLDALLVDSAEVAQTVVKQLEIRKLGKACLQFPVEPLKVGDVKDVAEFLTPADSVVDSDEFRTSEALKRVLAGCYVCDDLDAFLAFWKDNPNFAFSRIASRSGDLVDRRGWFVGGHSKNEPDSILERSNQIRELKSKIEKCETELEAKRATARGVDEELTKAKEGIESLKGRMQEIQREESVLASEQRAAAASLEKGRERLELMQSNIKEIEATHGQYAEQLKQANEQLGEAESTMDAKRSTVTQLEESLQSLREEREQKREALSEVRVELAAKKQQLESLERSLQEMKDQLVEIESARLQRTEEKESLHAQSNQLLKQVEENEAAMVEVSEELETAQAASNEVRETLMAQEKEIAAQESSLGEVRKELQTYEASLNKEAIVLAEKKSQMRYLSEEIMREYDLELGDIEWRREYFLANQKLVEKLALDLEEEDAEAPDPDSAPQIQEPSAEDLEGLEEPDWEPIKSEVDKLRKRLHSMGPVNLVAIEEYGELKERDEFLKTQSQDLWNSKEELLAAIDDINQTSLAQFKETFKQVRENFIFTFDKLFGGGKADLALQDAEDPLESGIEIVAQPPGTRLKSISLLSGGQKTMTAVALLFAIYMVKPSPFCLLDELDAPLDEANIGRFVDILRQFTKHSQFLIITHNKRTISSADTIYGVTMQERGVSKVLSMRFNRESGSTEEVELATAGVNT, encoded by the coding sequence ATGTACCTGAAGGAAGTCAGAATTAACGGCTTCAAGAGTTTCGCCGATTTTACCCAACTATCGCTCGAACCTGGAGTAACCGCTATCGTAGGCCCGAATGGCTGCGGCAAAAGTAATATTGCCGACTGCATTCGCTGGGTTCTTGGTGAGCAGAGTGCTAAGGCTTTGCGTGGGGGTAAGATGCAGGACGTCATTTTTGAAGGTACGGATAAGCGCAAGCCGCACTCCATTTGCGAAGTCAGCCTCATCTTCTCTGATTGCGAAAAAGAACTGGGTGAAGGATTCCACGAAGTGGAAATTAAGCGGAGTGTAGTAAGGGATGGTGGAAGCAGTTATTTTATCAATGGGAAGTCCTGTCGCTTAAAGGATATTGGTAAGCTCTTCATGGACACGGGGGTCGGGCAAGTTTCCTACTCGTTCATGGTGCAAGGGCAGATTGACCAGATCCTATCTTCAAATCCTTCAGAACGTCGGACGATCTTTGAGGAGGCCGCAGGCATCACCCGTTACAAAGCGCAACGTAAGGAAGCGCTTAATAAGCTCTCTCACGTGGACGCCAACCTGGCTCGGGTAACCGACGTGATCGAGGAAGTAACGCGGCAAATCGGATCCCTGCGCCGCCAAGCCAGTAAAGCATTAAGATACAAACGGATCTCTCATCGCTTGAAGCACCTGGATCTGGCTCTGAGCAGTCATCAATTTTCGCAAATCGAATCCAACCTGAACTCCGCCAGTCAGCACAGTAAGGAATTTACCAGTAAGGTTGAAGAGCTACGAAGCTCCGTGTCTTCCAAGGAAGAAGCACTCGAAGCTCAGCGAGAATCTCGGACGCAGCTTTACACAAATCTGGAATTATCCCAGCAAGGGATTTTTGATCTGCGATCCAAGCGTGATCAGGCAGAAAACCAAGCCAAGTTTGCCAAGTCGCGGATTGAAGATGTGACTCATCGCCTGGAGCAAATCGATCAAGAGCTCCAGAACATGGCCAAGCGTCAGGATGATGTGAAGAATCGGTCCGAGGATGATGTTGAAGTTCGTCAACAACAGCTCGATCTGGTTGGCAACTCTGATGAAATTCATCAGGAAAAGTCGGATCAACTTACTGAAGTTCAAACACTCATCGCTACTGCTGAGGCAAATTTGCTAAATGAACGTCGCTTAATTGGTGAGCAGGAAGTTTCGATCACACGCTTACGTACAGACGTATCTCACCTCGAGGTAGCTTTGAAGACCGATGAGGTGAAGCAGTCTTCCATGAACGAAGATATTCATTGTTTAACGGAAGAGACCACGCATTTGGAGAAGGACCTCGTCGATATTGAAAAACGGTCCACGATTTTTGAGACAGAAAAGGAAGAGGTAAAGAAAGGCTTGGAAGTTGGAGAGGCATCTTCTGATAAATTGCTATCTCATTTCCGTGACTTACAGGTGGAAATCCAAGACATGGATCGCCAGTTGGCTCGCATGGCCGCTCACCTGAATGTGCTGAACGACCTCAATAAGAAATTCGAAGGTTTCAGTGAAGGAGCCAAGGCACTCATGCAGGGGCGAATTGATGCCATCGTTGATGCCAGCGAATTCAGTCTCTTGGCTAAGAGCATCGAGGTGAGTACTAAAAACACACGAGCGATTGAAGCTTTGCTCGGTGCCTCTTTGGATGCGCTCCTTGTCGATTCAGCTGAGGTGGCCCAAACGGTGGTTAAGCAGTTGGAAATCCGTAAGCTGGGAAAAGCATGCCTCCAATTTCCCGTTGAACCACTCAAGGTAGGTGACGTTAAGGATGTAGCTGAATTTTTGACACCTGCAGATTCAGTAGTGGATTCCGATGAGTTTAGAACCTCTGAAGCGCTCAAGCGTGTGCTTGCTGGTTGCTACGTCTGCGACGACTTGGATGCCTTCTTGGCTTTTTGGAAAGACAACCCAAATTTTGCATTCTCTCGTATTGCTTCTCGATCTGGTGATTTAGTGGACCGACGCGGCTGGTTTGTCGGCGGTCATAGTAAGAATGAACCTGATAGTATCCTGGAGCGCAGTAATCAAATACGTGAACTCAAATCCAAGATTGAGAAATGCGAAACTGAATTAGAGGCCAAACGTGCTACTGCTCGCGGTGTCGATGAAGAATTAACCAAGGCCAAGGAGGGCATTGAATCCCTCAAAGGCCGCATGCAGGAAATTCAGCGTGAGGAGTCTGTTCTCGCATCTGAGCAACGTGCTGCCGCAGCGTCACTTGAGAAAGGGCGTGAGCGATTGGAGCTCATGCAGTCGAATATCAAGGAGATTGAAGCGACGCACGGTCAGTACGCAGAGCAGCTGAAGCAGGCGAATGAGCAGTTGGGTGAGGCGGAAAGCACAATGGATGCTAAGCGCAGTACAGTCACTCAACTGGAAGAGTCTTTACAGTCATTACGTGAAGAGCGTGAACAGAAACGAGAAGCGCTTTCTGAAGTGCGAGTAGAGTTAGCCGCTAAAAAGCAGCAACTGGAAAGTCTGGAACGTAGCCTTCAGGAAATGAAGGATCAGCTGGTTGAAATTGAAAGTGCTCGACTGCAGCGCACCGAAGAAAAGGAATCTCTCCACGCTCAGAGCAATCAACTGCTAAAGCAAGTTGAGGAAAATGAAGCGGCTATGGTCGAAGTTTCTGAAGAACTAGAAACTGCTCAGGCTGCGTCGAATGAAGTGCGCGAGACTCTGATGGCTCAAGAGAAAGAAATTGCTGCCCAGGAAAGTAGTTTGGGTGAAGTTCGCAAAGAACTTCAGACGTATGAGGCTTCTCTTAATAAAGAGGCAATCGTCCTGGCAGAAAAGAAGTCACAGATGCGCTACCTCTCAGAAGAGATCATGCGCGAATACGATCTCGAACTCGGCGATATCGAATGGCGGCGTGAGTATTTCTTAGCCAATCAGAAACTGGTTGAGAAACTGGCATTGGATTTGGAAGAAGAGGATGCTGAGGCACCCGACCCGGATTCAGCCCCTCAGATCCAGGAACCAAGTGCTGAAGATCTGGAAGGATTGGAAGAACCCGATTGGGAACCCATCAAAAGCGAAGTCGATAAGTTGCGGAAGCGACTGCACTCGATGGGACCTGTTAACTTGGTGGCGATCGAAGAATACGGTGAATTAAAGGAACGTGACGAGTTCCTGAAAACGCAAAGCCAGGATCTTTGGAATTCCAAAGAAGAATTGTTGGCTGCCATCGACGACATCAATCAGACTTCACTGGCGCAATTCAAGGAGACCTTCAAGCAGGTCCGTGAGAATTTCATTTTCACCTTCGATAAGTTGTTTGGAGGAGGAAAGGCAGACCTCGCTTTGCAAGACGCTGAAGATCCCCTCGAATCAGGTATTGAGATTGTAGCGCAACCCCCTGGAACCCGTTTGAAGTCCATCTCACTTCTGTCAGGTGGACAAAAGACTATGACCGCCGTGGCTCTGCTATTTGCGATCTACATGGTTAAGCCGAGTCCATTCTGTCTTCTTGATGAGCTGGATGCTCCATTGGATGAAGCCAACATTGGTCGTTTCGTGGACATCCTCCGTCAGTTCACCAAGCATTCACAGTTCCTGATCATCACTCACAACAAGCGCACCATCTCTAGCGCTGATACCATTTATGGTGTGACTATGCAGGAACGGGGTGTGAGTAAGGTGCTTTCTATGCGCTTCAATCGTGAGTCTGGCTCTACGGAAGAGGTTGAGTTGGCTACTGCCGGAGTAAACACTTAG
- a CDS encoding LptF/LptG family permease has translation MALTLFTLVLLSGRVVKDVLVLLSLGYLSWSQFLTMLVTLIPLVVSWALPLGMLTGILLVLGKLSAQNEITAMRCAGIGIWRIAAPILAISVVGVAGSAMINNYYAPNSKAKNRAQMRDAISNDPMRLIVPKTFIREFPRRVLFIGEETETELRDFWIWELDENRNVNQLVRAQRGEFHYDQEEDAMMLTIYDGYAENRNSKDPDGLDKPLMAGSFKKAGIKLPLNRFLGRSTVNRKLSALNFNELLRERKRIQNDPEIDPDEKKMQVVRVQTQVQKNFAMAYSVLAFAFLAIPLGIKVGRGENYANILVALGLAFVWYFATVIVEWLEKTPELRPDLLIWVPNIAFQVLGIILFKRISGR, from the coding sequence ATGGCGCTGACGCTTTTCACGCTGGTTCTTTTGTCAGGACGAGTCGTTAAGGACGTCTTAGTTCTCTTGAGCTTGGGATATCTGAGTTGGAGCCAATTCTTGACCATGCTGGTCACCCTCATTCCTTTGGTGGTTTCTTGGGCCCTCCCTTTAGGTATGCTTACTGGGATTCTCTTGGTTCTGGGCAAACTCTCTGCTCAAAACGAAATCACGGCCATGCGCTGCGCAGGCATTGGTATCTGGCGGATTGCCGCTCCTATCCTGGCGATTTCAGTCGTCGGTGTAGCTGGCTCGGCCATGATCAATAATTACTATGCGCCGAACTCCAAGGCCAAGAACCGTGCCCAGATGCGAGACGCGATCAGTAACGATCCGATGCGGCTCATCGTGCCCAAAACCTTCATCCGAGAATTTCCCCGCCGGGTACTCTTTATAGGAGAGGAAACAGAAACCGAGTTGCGCGACTTCTGGATTTGGGAATTGGATGAGAACCGCAATGTCAATCAACTGGTACGGGCACAGCGGGGTGAGTTTCACTATGACCAGGAAGAGGATGCCATGATGCTTACCATTTACGATGGCTATGCTGAAAACAGGAATTCCAAAGATCCGGATGGCCTAGACAAGCCGCTCATGGCGGGTTCTTTCAAAAAGGCCGGGATCAAGCTCCCTCTGAATCGTTTCCTCGGACGTTCCACCGTGAATCGCAAATTGTCTGCCTTGAATTTTAATGAGTTGTTGAGAGAGCGGAAACGCATTCAAAATGATCCAGAGATCGATCCTGACGAAAAAAAGATGCAGGTCGTTCGAGTGCAGACCCAGGTTCAGAAGAATTTTGCGATGGCCTACTCGGTGCTGGCTTTCGCCTTCTTGGCGATCCCCCTTGGAATCAAAGTGGGGCGTGGAGAAAATTACGCCAACATACTCGTAGCTCTTGGATTGGCCTTCGTTTGGTACTTTGCCACGGTGATCGTAGAGTGGCTGGAAAAGACGCCGGAGTTGAGACCCGACCTTCTCATCTGGGTGCCCAATATTGCTTTTCAAGTGCTGGGAATTATTCTCTTCAAGCGCATTTCTGGGCGCTAA
- the rlmN gene encoding 23S rRNA (adenine(2503)-C(2))-methyltransferase RlmN gives MKYEPNQELIYGQTLEELEAFAKESGQPKFRAKQLTEWLYKKRVQSWEEMSNLPAKWREQLEEQFILSPATPLFNQQSQDVTNKVLMKLGDDTMIETVLIRAPMEGVGQKSSRTTVCISTQVGCAYGCKFCASGLMGWRRDLLAGEIVAQLMQVCQIEDGRTERAKPEIPSFDNIVIMGMGEPLANYDHLMKALRIVNADWGLKFGARRITVSTSGLVPQIKKLAEEPIQFRLAISLHGATNHVRTKIMPVNRKYPLEELVPAAKTFAKTHGRMLTLEYILIQEVNDSLDQATALVEIARQLHAHVNLIPYNRVEGLDWKRPGHMRQNRFGDILKKAKVSYTIRREKGHDIDAACGQLRLKEETPENLDGERLFEN, from the coding sequence ATGAAATACGAACCCAACCAGGAGCTCATCTACGGTCAAACACTGGAGGAGCTGGAAGCATTCGCCAAAGAAAGCGGGCAACCGAAATTTCGGGCGAAGCAGCTGACTGAGTGGCTTTATAAGAAAAGGGTCCAGTCTTGGGAGGAAATGAGCAATCTTCCGGCCAAGTGGCGAGAGCAACTCGAAGAGCAGTTCATCCTCAGCCCCGCCACCCCACTCTTCAACCAGCAGTCCCAAGATGTGACCAATAAAGTGCTGATGAAGCTGGGAGATGACACCATGATCGAGACGGTATTGATCCGAGCTCCCATGGAAGGCGTGGGGCAGAAGTCCTCGCGCACCACCGTCTGTATTTCTACGCAAGTGGGCTGTGCCTATGGCTGCAAGTTTTGTGCATCGGGCCTCATGGGATGGAGACGAGACTTGTTGGCAGGAGAAATAGTGGCGCAGTTGATGCAGGTGTGCCAAATTGAGGACGGCCGAACTGAGAGAGCTAAACCGGAAATACCCTCATTCGATAATATTGTGATTATGGGCATGGGAGAACCACTGGCCAACTACGACCACCTGATGAAAGCACTCCGGATTGTGAATGCTGATTGGGGTCTCAAGTTTGGTGCGCGCCGAATCACCGTATCGACGTCGGGACTTGTCCCTCAGATTAAAAAACTGGCGGAAGAGCCCATTCAATTTCGATTGGCTATCAGCTTGCATGGAGCCACCAATCATGTGCGCACCAAAATAATGCCAGTTAACAGGAAATACCCACTGGAAGAGCTGGTGCCAGCAGCCAAGACGTTTGCGAAAACACATGGTCGTATGCTCACCCTGGAGTACATCTTAATTCAGGAGGTCAATGATTCATTGGATCAAGCCACCGCGCTTGTGGAAATCGCCCGCCAACTTCACGCACACGTAAATTTGATTCCTTACAATCGGGTCGAAGGCCTGGACTGGAAACGACCAGGGCATATGCGGCAGAACCGGTTTGGTGATATTTTGAAAAAAGCGAAGGTTTCCTACACCATCCGGAGGGAGAAAGGTCACGATATAGACGCGGCATGCGGTCAACTGCGCCTTAAAGAAGAAACCCCAGAAAACCTGGATGGAGAGCGGCTTTTCGAGAATTAA
- the metF gene encoding methylenetetrahydrofolate reductase [NAD(P)H], translating to MKSQPISALLQSGKPIKSLEFFPPKDENASRRLFLAASRLQAFAPDFVSVTYGAGGSTRHFTQEITARLQIELGWLMMPHLTCVGSTRDELGEIIQGFHDEGFRNIMTLRGDPPKGSNKFVATQEGFRYASDLVGFIRENFPDIGMGVAGYPEKHPEAPSMEEDLKNLKYKVDQGGDFITTQLFYDNQLYFDYVDRLRAMDITVPVLPGILPVLSIAQVQRFGTVLPEALTKQLEAAGEDKAAQREVGVDWATDQIADLIDRGAPGVHLYIMNMSKSALGILERLQARGYFLD from the coding sequence ATGAAAAGCCAGCCTATTTCAGCCCTTCTCCAATCGGGCAAACCGATAAAATCCCTCGAGTTCTTTCCTCCTAAGGACGAAAATGCCAGTCGGCGTCTATTTTTAGCTGCCTCTCGCCTACAGGCATTCGCACCCGATTTTGTCTCGGTCACTTACGGAGCCGGTGGATCCACGCGTCACTTTACACAGGAGATCACCGCGCGCCTGCAAATTGAGTTGGGATGGCTCATGATGCCGCATCTCACCTGTGTAGGCTCTACCCGCGATGAATTGGGGGAGATTATTCAAGGATTTCACGACGAAGGATTCCGCAACATCATGACGTTGCGTGGCGATCCGCCAAAGGGATCGAATAAATTTGTCGCGACTCAGGAGGGATTTCGATACGCGAGTGATCTAGTTGGATTCATTCGTGAAAACTTTCCCGATATCGGCATGGGCGTAGCCGGTTATCCCGAAAAACACCCAGAAGCTCCCTCGATGGAGGAAGATCTTAAAAACCTGAAGTACAAGGTCGATCAAGGTGGAGATTTCATCACCACGCAGTTGTTTTACGACAACCAGCTTTATTTCGACTACGTGGATCGCCTTCGAGCCATGGACATCACCGTTCCGGTTCTCCCTGGAATCCTTCCAGTATTAAGTATCGCTCAGGTCCAACGCTTCGGAACCGTATTGCCAGAAGCACTTACCAAGCAATTGGAAGCGGCCGGTGAAGACAAAGCAGCTCAACGGGAAGTGGGAGTCGATTGGGCCACCGATCAAATTGCCGATCTTATCGATCGAGGTGCACCCGGTGTCCATCTCTACATTATGAACATGAGTAAGTCCGCCCTCGGAATTCTCGAGCGACTGCAAGCCAGAGGTTATTTCCTCGATTAA